Below is a genomic region from Equus quagga isolate Etosha38 chromosome 17, UCLA_HA_Equagga_1.0, whole genome shotgun sequence.
GTGGCGCCCCTCGCCGTTAGCGGGCAGGCGCTCTTCCTGTCCCCGCGGGCGGCCCGCCCAGCACGTGCCTCCCGCTTGGAGCTTGCCTGTGGGTCTCCCAGCCCAGGCTGTGCACGCAGCGGTGCCTGGAGCCAAGTTCCAGCCCTCGTCCATCACCCGCCGAGCCACTCGGGCCCCTGTGGGCTCGTTCCCAAACCAGAGTGATGGTGGGGCCGCCTCACAGTGTTGCTGATGCAGACAGACCTGCCTAGAATGCACCTGGCAGGTGCCGAGTGCTTAGGAAACAGAGCCTCTGATGGTCAGGCTGTGCCCCTCTGGACCTTGGGTCCTCCTGCACAACAGGGGGACCATGTGCCCCcacagggagggggaagggaagtgaGGAGGGCTGGCCTGACGGCTGCCCCTCTCCACCCCAGGGTGCAGCGATGCTCATCTCAGCTGCCTCCATGGCCCCTGAGGCAGTTGGCCCGTGCCCCCAAGGCATCCCTGGACCCCCACCACCCCTCCTGCCCAAGCCGGGGAAGGACAACCTGCGTCTGCAGAAACTTCTGAGGAAGGCAGCCCGGAAGAAGATGACTGGGGGCGGGCCCCCTGCCCCGCTGGGGGCTTTCCGCATCTCCCTGTCCCCTGTGAGTGAGGCCAGCCACGACCAGGAGACCACAGCCCCACAATCTGCCGAGGCCCCGCGCCCTGCCGAAGCCCGGTGCCCTGCCGAGGTCCCACACCCTGCCGAGGCCCCACGCCCTGCTGAAGCCCCACGGCCTGCTGAGGCCCCACGGCCTGCTGAGGCCCCGCGCGTGGTGGCTGCACTACCCCGCACCCCCCACACCCCCGTCATCCACCACGTGGTGTCCCCCCTTCAGAAATCCACATTCTCCTTCAGCCTCACCCAGCGCAGGAGCCTGGCCACTCACTTTAAGGCCACGAGTCCCCAGCTGGTAACTCCGGCCCCAGAACCCACGCGGTCCCCCAGTGGCTTCGCCCAAGTCTTGGCTCCTGCAGTGGGGGCTACCCACGTCAGCCAGGTGCACATTCGTCTGACGCCGTCCCCACAGGCTGGGATCTCTGAGCACCCCCAGACAGCCCTGGATGGGGGGCCTGGCAGCCAGGACCAAGACACAGCATTGTGCcttcctggggcccagcccctgATCCCAGTGGCCCATATCCGCCCACTGCCCACTGGGGCCCAGACTGCCAGTCCCTGGCCTGAGGTGTCCCCGGTGCCCAGGCCACCCCCTGGCTTCCAGGCCTCAGTGCCCAGAGAAGTCAGCACCCGGGTTGCGGTGCCCATAGCCCCCACCTACCACTCTCCAGGACTCTCGCCTTACAGGCCAGCCTCTGTGGCCCCTGATGCTGAGTGCACGGAGGAGCCCCCAACGACTGGCCCTACTGCAGTGCCTGAGCAGGTCTCCAGCCCCCACCGGGCCTCGTCCCCGACTCCACCATCAGGTCCCCACCCGTGCCCTGTCCCCAAAGTCGCACCCAAGCCTCAGCTCAGCGGCTGGATACGCCTCAAGAAGCAGCTGATGGAGGAGCCCCCATTCCCGGGGCCGGAGCCGAGCCCAGAGCGTGCGGAACAGGAGGTCACCGTCCCCACCAGTCCAGTACCCCGGCCTCCTGTCTCCCGGGCCTCCAGAATGTGGGACGCAGTGCTGTACCGCATGTCGGTGGCTGAGTCCCGTGGCAGCCCGGCGGGGCCCAGGGACGGGGCGTGCACCCTGGCCGGCCTCGGCCGCCTACCCTTCCTCTGTCGGCCTCGCTTCAATGCCCGGAAGCTGCAGGAGGTGGCCACCAGGCCCCCTCCCACGAGCCGCCCTGTCCTGGAGTTGAGCCCCCAGCCCAGGAACTTCAACAGGACGGCGGCGGGCTGGAGGCTGCAGTGAATggctggggcagccccagggcccaggaccATGGGGGTGAATACAAGAGGGACTGACGGTCTAGCTGGGAAGCTGTGGCCACTGAAGAGGGCACCAGGGCCAGATGGGGGCTGAGGGAACCTGGGGGTGCTGGGGTGCCAGGAGGGGCAGGTTGGCTGGATGGGGGCGTGAAGGTCCGTGGTGGGAGGTGGGACGAGGCTGGGAGCAGGTGGGGTTGAGGAGGAGGCGTGCCTCGGTGGTGTGGAGGGGTCTGCATGCGGTAGAGTGTGGGGGCTTTCAGGGTGAAGCCTCTGGAGAGATGGGAAGCACCCAAGTCTGTATGAGGCAGGGGGTTGGGTTGACTTGCAGGGCCGGCCTGAATCTCGCACGGGGCGGAGGGAAAGGAGGTATAGGGAGGCGGCAGCAGCCCGCAGTCTGCATGGAGCACCTGCCTGGGTCTCTGGGGAAGCCTGGAGCCCCCGAGGGCTGCAGGTGGTGAGCAGGGAGGGCCGGACTCAGCCCAAGGGTGCTCTGCTCAGTGAACTCAGAGGCTGGACAGGACGGGGGCATTCTGGGGCCGGGCTTTGCGGTCCCCCTCCCTTCTGCCGTGAGAGATTCTGGGGATGGGTTTACAATTGCTCTGTGGAGCCAGAGGGGTCAGGGTGATCCAGTCACCCGCACTGTTAGCTGCATCCCAATGATGGAGCCCTGACAGATGTGGGGAGCTGAGCCCCAGGCTCGGTGGGAGCTGGCCCTGCACCACTGTCCCTTTAGCTGCCCATCTCTGCTTCCCCACCTGGGGCCAGAGCTTGAGGGGTGCTCGCtgctgggagagagaggggcagggcctCAGCATCAGTCAGGACCGGGCTTTGATGGCCGGATGGGGCCTATCCTCAGACCTGGGGCTCGGAGAACAGCCCAGCAGAGTGGTTGAGGAGGGGCTACAGCCCAGCTAGGGGCGGTGAATGGGACCTCAGGCCTCATGCTGCTTTGGGGGCCGCTAGGCTGCAATGAGCTGGGGTCTGACTCAGGGCAAGTGCCAAGGCTCTGATGGGGGCCGGTTGCAATGGGAGAGGATCCGGAAGGACCTGGGGAAAACTCTagccccagctcctgggagcTGGACTCAGGAGGGGGAACAGCAGTCGGTAGGGGCCAGGATGTCATGGGTGCTATAAATGGATCCTGGGACCCAGGCCACTAATAAAAGTGTGTCTAACCACAGCAGCAGGTCACCCTTCTGACTCTTTGCCAGGTGATGGGAGGGCGGTAGAAAGTGAAGCGGTCCCCCCCGGGGGCAGGAGGGTAAGACCAAGGTTCTAGTCTCTTTCAGACCCTCAGTTTACCACCAGGTGGGGACCCCAGCTCCTGGGGCTCCATCCCGTCCACTTCTTCCAACATAAGCCCTGCAGGGGCCATGACGACCTCACTGCCTAATGAGCCCAGTCGGGACATTGTGGCCCCCCCAGAGGGAGGTTTGAGCTTCCCCATGGAGAATGGCTGAGCAGGGTGCAGCCGGGAAAGTGACCAAATGTTTGCGTCCTGTGTAagatgggggtgaggggtgagagtctgcagggggctgggaggcCCAGTGGGGTCTGGGTTCTGGCTGACTCTGGGGCTGGGCATTTGGCCCTCAGAGGCTGCCCTGACAGCCGGTGATACGGACAAGCAGGCCCGCCACATTCCCAGAACGGCACATTTCATGCACAGCAAATCATGCTCTGGCCGCTGCCCTGGACTCACCGAGAAGGGCGGCCTAGGGTGCCGAGCCCTCGTCTACGAGCACCTTCTCATATTTCCCGTGTCCGGTGGCCACAAACTTGTACCTCTTCCCAGACGGGGTGCTCTGTTGGGGAAGGAGACCGAGAGCAAAGGTGAGAGCCGCAGTAGGGAGATGGTGctgcctctgggaagccctcTCAGATGCACTGAAGACAAGCCCCTCTTGGCTCTCACCTGCcagaccctccctcccctcatcaGCCTATTTAGACCCTACCTTAACTGTCGACGACGTCTTGGAGCCACTTGTCTGCTCCCAGAGG
It encodes:
- the PRR33 gene encoding proline-rich protein 33; protein product: MLISAASMAPEAVGPCPQGIPGPPPPLLPKPGKDNLRLQKLLRKAARKKMTGGGPPAPLGAFRISLSPVSEASHDQETTAPQSAEAPRPAEARCPAEVPHPAEAPRPAEAPRPAEAPRPAEAPRVVAALPRTPHTPVIHHVVSPLQKSTFSFSLTQRRSLATHFKATSPQLVTPAPEPTRSPSGFAQVLAPAVGATHVSQVHIRLTPSPQAGISEHPQTALDGGPGSQDQDTALCLPGAQPLIPVAHIRPLPTGAQTASPWPEVSPVPRPPPGFQASVPREVSTRVAVPIAPTYHSPGLSPYRPASVAPDAECTEEPPTTGPTAVPEQVSSPHRASSPTPPSGPHPCPVPKVAPKPQLSGWIRLKKQLMEEPPFPGPEPSPERAEQEVTVPTSPVPRPPVSRASRMWDAVLYRMSVAESRGSPAGPRDGACTLAGLGRLPFLCRPRFNARKLQEVATRPPPTSRPVLELSPQPRNFNRTAAGWRLQ